The following coding sequences are from one Macaca nemestrina isolate mMacNem1 chromosome 1, mMacNem.hap1, whole genome shotgun sequence window:
- the LOC105494415 gene encoding 5-hydroxytryptamine receptor 1D, producing the protein MSPLNQSTEGLPQEASNRSLNATETPEAWDPRTLQALKISLAMVLSIITLATVFSNAFVLTTILLTRKLHTPANYLIGSLATTDLLVSILVMPISIAYTITHTWNFGQILCDIWLSSDITCCTASILHLCVIALDRYWAITDALEYSKRRTAGHAATMIAIVWAISICISIPPLFWRQAKAQEEMLECLVNTSQISYTIYSTCGAFYIPSVLLIILYGRIYRAARNRILNPPSLYGKRFTTAHLITGSAGSSLCSLNPSLHEGHSHSAGSPLFFSHVKIKLADSALERKRISAARERKATKTLGIILGAFIICWLPFFVVSLVLPICRDSCWIHPALFDFFTWLGYLNSLINPIIYTVFNEEFRQAFQKIVPFRKAS; encoded by the coding sequence ATGTCCCCACTGAACCAGTCAACAGAAGGCCTTCCCCAGGAGGCCTCCAACAGATCCCTGAATGCCACAGAAACCCCAGAGGCTTGGGATCCCAGGACCCTCCAGGCACTCAAGATCTCCCTTGCCATGGTCCTTTCCATCATCACACTGGCCACAGTCTTCTCCAACGCCTTTGTACTCACCACCATCTTACTCACCAGGAAGCTCCACACCCCTGCCAACTACCTGATTGGCTCCCTGGCCACCACCGACCTCTTGGTTTCCATCTTGGTCATGCCCATTAGCATCGCCTATACCATCACCCACACCTGGAACTTTGGCCAAATCTTGTGTGACATCTGGCTGTCTTCTGACATCACGTGCTGCACGGCCTCCATCCTGCATCTCTGTGTCATTGCTCTGGACAGGTACTGGGCGATCACGGATGCCCTGGAGTACAGTAAACGCAGGACAGCTGGCCATGCGGCCACCATGATTGCCATCGTCTGGGCCATCTCCATCTGCATCTCCATTCCCCCTCTCTTCTGGCGACAGGCCAAGGCCCAGGAGGAGATGTTGGAGTGCCTGGTGAACACCTCTCAGATCTCCTACACCATCTACTCCACGTGTGGGGCCTTCTACATTCCCTCGGTGTTGCTCATCATCCTATATGGCCGGATCTACCGGGCGGCCCGGAATCGCATCCTGAATCCACCCTCACTCTATGGGAAGCGCTTCACCACAGCCCACCTCATCACAGGCTCTGCAGGGTCCTCCCTCTGTTCGCTCAACCCCAGCCTCCATGAGGGGCACTCGCACTCGGCTGGCTCCCCTCTCTTTTTCAGCCACGTGAAAATCAAGCTTGCTGACAGTGCCCTGGAACGCAAGAGGATTTCCGCTGCTCGGGAAAGGAAAGCCACTAAAACCCTGGGCATCATTCTGGGGGCTTTTATCATCTGCTGGTTGCCCTTCTTCGTGGTGTCTCTGGTCCTCCCCATCTGCCGGGACTCCTGCTGGATCCACCCGGCCCTCTTTGACTTCTTCACCTGGCTAGGCTATTTAAACTCCCTCATCAATCCAATAATCTACACTGTGTTTAATGAAGAGTTTCGGCAAGCCTTTCAGAAAATTGTCCCTTTCCGGAAGGCCTCCTAG